The Manis javanica isolate MJ-LG chromosome 4, MJ_LKY, whole genome shotgun sequence genome contains a region encoding:
- the SPHK1 gene encoding sphingosine kinase 1 isoform X1 encodes MPKRAASRAWPKDLAGCPPPQGASSDAASAVSFPQDGAAAGNDAAASTAPAPGGEAEPHSRHRDSRLRSTDKELKAGATAAGSAPTSLGTPGQRVPQVEVMDPAGGPPNRLPRPCRVLVLLNPRGGKGKALQLFWSHVQPLLAQAEVSFKLTLTERQNHARELVRAEELSRWDALVVMSGDGLMYEVVNGLMERPDWETAIRKPLCSLPAGSGNALAASLNHYAGYEQVTDKDLLTNCTLLLCRRSLAPVNLLSLQMASGQRLFSMLSLAWGFIADVDLDSEKFRRLGEMRFTVGTLLRLAALRIYQGQLAYLPIERVVSKMPSSPALDQQGPVDTYLVPLEEPVPSHWTMVSEQNFVLVLALLHSHLASEMFAAPMGRCAAGTMHLFYVRAGVSRAMLLRLFLAMEKGRHMECNCPYLVYEPVAAFRLQPKDGNGVFAVDGELMVTEAVQGQVHPNYIWMASGCVESPPSQEPQTPPGWKPQQTPLPEEPF; translated from the exons ATGCCCAAGCGCGCGGCTTCCCGCGCGTGGCCCAAGGATCTAGCTGGGTGCCCCCCGCCTCAGGGAGCTTCGTCGGACGCCGCCAGCGCTGTCTCCTTTCCCCAAGATGGGGCAGCCGCGGGGAATGACGCTGCTGCCTCGACAGCCCCGGCTCCGGGCGGGGAGGCCGAGCCCCACAGCCGGCACCGGGACTCCCGCCTGCGCAGCACCGATAAGGAGCTAAAGGCAGGAGCCACCGCAGCGGGCAGCGCCCCGACATCGCTGGGGACCCCCGGGCAGCGGGTGCCTCAGGTCGAGGTTATGGATCCAG CGGGCGGACCCCCGAACAGGCTCCCACGGCCCTGCCGCGTGCTGGTGCTTTTGAACCCGCGCGGGGGCAAGGGCAAAGCCCTGCAGCTCTTCTGGAGCCATGTGCAGCCCCTGCTGGCCCAGGCCGAAGTCTCCTTCAAACTGACGCTCACTG AGCGGCAAAACCATGCCCGGGAGCTGGTTCGGGCGGAGGAACTGAGTCGCTGGGACGCACTGGTGGTCATGTCCGGAGACGGGCTGATGTACGAG GTGGTGAACGGGTTAATGGAGCGGCCTGACTGGGAGACTGCCATCAGGAAGCCCCTGTGTAGCCTCCCAGCTGGCTCTGGCAATGCGTTGGCAGCTTCTCTGAATCATTATGCCGG CTATGAGCAGGTGACTGATAAAGACCTCTTGACCAACTGCACACTGCTCTTGTGCCGCCGGTCGCTGGCGCCTGTGAACTTGCTGTCATTGCAGATGGCCTCGGGGCAGCGCCTCTTCTCCATGCTCAGCCTGGCATGGGGCTTCATTGCTGATGTAGATCTGGACAGCGAGAAGTTTCGGCGCCTGGGGGAGATGCGCTTTACTGTGGGTACCCTCCTACGCCTGGCAGCCCTGCGCATCTATCAGGGCCAACTAGCCTACCTCCCCATAGAAAGGGTGGTCTCCAAGATGCCCAGCTCACCTGCTCTGGACCAGCAAGGCCCTGTGGACACCTACCTCGTGCCCCTGGAGGAGCCAGTGCCCTCTCACTGGACCATGGTGTCTGAGCAGAACTTTGTGCTGGTGCTGGCTCTGCTGCACTCACACCTGGCTAGTGAGATGTTTGCTGCGCCCATGGGCCGCTGTGCTGCTGGCACGATGCATCTGTTCTACGTGCGGGCAGGTGTGTCCCGGGCCATGCTGCTGCGCCTCTTCCTGGCCATGGAGAAGGGGAGGCACATGGAGTGTAACTGTCCCTACTTGGTGTATGAGCCTGTGGCTGCCTTCCGCCTGCAGCCCAAGGATGGGAATGGCGTGTTTGCTGTGGACGGGGAGTTGATGGTCACTGAGGCTGTGCAGGGCCAGGTGCACCCAAACTACATCTGGATGGCCAGTGGCTGTGTGGAGTCCCCACCTTCTCAGGAGCCACAGACTCCACCTGGCTGGAAGCCTCAGCAGACGCCACTTCCCGAAGAGCCCTTCTGA
- the SPHK1 gene encoding sphingosine kinase 1 isoform X2: MDPAGGPPNRLPRPCRVLVLLNPRGGKGKALQLFWSHVQPLLAQAEVSFKLTLTERQNHARELVRAEELSRWDALVVMSGDGLMYEVVNGLMERPDWETAIRKPLCSLPAGSGNALAASLNHYAGYEQVTDKDLLTNCTLLLCRRSLAPVNLLSLQMASGQRLFSMLSLAWGFIADVDLDSEKFRRLGEMRFTVGTLLRLAALRIYQGQLAYLPIERVVSKMPSSPALDQQGPVDTYLVPLEEPVPSHWTMVSEQNFVLVLALLHSHLASEMFAAPMGRCAAGTMHLFYVRAGVSRAMLLRLFLAMEKGRHMECNCPYLVYEPVAAFRLQPKDGNGVFAVDGELMVTEAVQGQVHPNYIWMASGCVESPPSQEPQTPPGWKPQQTPLPEEPF, from the exons ATGGATCCAG CGGGCGGACCCCCGAACAGGCTCCCACGGCCCTGCCGCGTGCTGGTGCTTTTGAACCCGCGCGGGGGCAAGGGCAAAGCCCTGCAGCTCTTCTGGAGCCATGTGCAGCCCCTGCTGGCCCAGGCCGAAGTCTCCTTCAAACTGACGCTCACTG AGCGGCAAAACCATGCCCGGGAGCTGGTTCGGGCGGAGGAACTGAGTCGCTGGGACGCACTGGTGGTCATGTCCGGAGACGGGCTGATGTACGAG GTGGTGAACGGGTTAATGGAGCGGCCTGACTGGGAGACTGCCATCAGGAAGCCCCTGTGTAGCCTCCCAGCTGGCTCTGGCAATGCGTTGGCAGCTTCTCTGAATCATTATGCCGG CTATGAGCAGGTGACTGATAAAGACCTCTTGACCAACTGCACACTGCTCTTGTGCCGCCGGTCGCTGGCGCCTGTGAACTTGCTGTCATTGCAGATGGCCTCGGGGCAGCGCCTCTTCTCCATGCTCAGCCTGGCATGGGGCTTCATTGCTGATGTAGATCTGGACAGCGAGAAGTTTCGGCGCCTGGGGGAGATGCGCTTTACTGTGGGTACCCTCCTACGCCTGGCAGCCCTGCGCATCTATCAGGGCCAACTAGCCTACCTCCCCATAGAAAGGGTGGTCTCCAAGATGCCCAGCTCACCTGCTCTGGACCAGCAAGGCCCTGTGGACACCTACCTCGTGCCCCTGGAGGAGCCAGTGCCCTCTCACTGGACCATGGTGTCTGAGCAGAACTTTGTGCTGGTGCTGGCTCTGCTGCACTCACACCTGGCTAGTGAGATGTTTGCTGCGCCCATGGGCCGCTGTGCTGCTGGCACGATGCATCTGTTCTACGTGCGGGCAGGTGTGTCCCGGGCCATGCTGCTGCGCCTCTTCCTGGCCATGGAGAAGGGGAGGCACATGGAGTGTAACTGTCCCTACTTGGTGTATGAGCCTGTGGCTGCCTTCCGCCTGCAGCCCAAGGATGGGAATGGCGTGTTTGCTGTGGACGGGGAGTTGATGGTCACTGAGGCTGTGCAGGGCCAGGTGCACCCAAACTACATCTGGATGGCCAGTGGCTGTGTGGAGTCCCCACCTTCTCAGGAGCCACAGACTCCACCTGGCTGGAAGCCTCAGCAGACGCCACTTCCCGAAGAGCCCTTCTGA
- the SPHK1 gene encoding sphingosine kinase 1 isoform X3, producing MSGDGLMYEVVNGLMERPDWETAIRKPLCSLPAGSGNALAASLNHYAGYEQVTDKDLLTNCTLLLCRRSLAPVNLLSLQMASGQRLFSMLSLAWGFIADVDLDSEKFRRLGEMRFTVGTLLRLAALRIYQGQLAYLPIERVVSKMPSSPALDQQGPVDTYLVPLEEPVPSHWTMVSEQNFVLVLALLHSHLASEMFAAPMGRCAAGTMHLFYVRAGVSRAMLLRLFLAMEKGRHMECNCPYLVYEPVAAFRLQPKDGNGVFAVDGELMVTEAVQGQVHPNYIWMASGCVESPPSQEPQTPPGWKPQQTPLPEEPF from the exons ATGTCCGGAGACGGGCTGATGTACGAG GTGGTGAACGGGTTAATGGAGCGGCCTGACTGGGAGACTGCCATCAGGAAGCCCCTGTGTAGCCTCCCAGCTGGCTCTGGCAATGCGTTGGCAGCTTCTCTGAATCATTATGCCGG CTATGAGCAGGTGACTGATAAAGACCTCTTGACCAACTGCACACTGCTCTTGTGCCGCCGGTCGCTGGCGCCTGTGAACTTGCTGTCATTGCAGATGGCCTCGGGGCAGCGCCTCTTCTCCATGCTCAGCCTGGCATGGGGCTTCATTGCTGATGTAGATCTGGACAGCGAGAAGTTTCGGCGCCTGGGGGAGATGCGCTTTACTGTGGGTACCCTCCTACGCCTGGCAGCCCTGCGCATCTATCAGGGCCAACTAGCCTACCTCCCCATAGAAAGGGTGGTCTCCAAGATGCCCAGCTCACCTGCTCTGGACCAGCAAGGCCCTGTGGACACCTACCTCGTGCCCCTGGAGGAGCCAGTGCCCTCTCACTGGACCATGGTGTCTGAGCAGAACTTTGTGCTGGTGCTGGCTCTGCTGCACTCACACCTGGCTAGTGAGATGTTTGCTGCGCCCATGGGCCGCTGTGCTGCTGGCACGATGCATCTGTTCTACGTGCGGGCAGGTGTGTCCCGGGCCATGCTGCTGCGCCTCTTCCTGGCCATGGAGAAGGGGAGGCACATGGAGTGTAACTGTCCCTACTTGGTGTATGAGCCTGTGGCTGCCTTCCGCCTGCAGCCCAAGGATGGGAATGGCGTGTTTGCTGTGGACGGGGAGTTGATGGTCACTGAGGCTGTGCAGGGCCAGGTGCACCCAAACTACATCTGGATGGCCAGTGGCTGTGTGGAGTCCCCACCTTCTCAGGAGCCACAGACTCCACCTGGCTGGAAGCCTCAGCAGACGCCACTTCCCGAAGAGCCCTTCTGA
- the UBE2O gene encoding (E3-independent) E2 ubiquitin-conjugating enzyme isoform X3, whose translation MPGLKLEDRSVVPRDVVRHMRSTDSQCGTVIDVSIDCAVKLIGTNCIIYPVNSRDLQHIWPFMYGDYIAYDCWLGKVYDLKNQIILKLSNGARCSMNTEDGAKLYDVCPHVSDSGLFFDDSYGFYPGQVLIGPAKIFSSVQWLSGVKPVLSTKSKFRVVVEEVQVVELKVTWITKSFCPGGTDSASPPPSIITQENLGRVKRLGCFDHAQRQLGERCLYVFPAKVEPARIACECPEKHCAQGEGSMAKKVKRLLKKQVVRIMSCSPDTQCSRDHSTEDPGKKGGARAKSEAGSASPEETPDGSSSPVEMQDEGTEEAQEVGEHLPPFLLKEGRDDRLHSAEQDADDEAADDTDDTSSVTSSASSTTSSQSGSGMSRKKSIPLSIKNLKRKHKRKKNKITRDFKPGDRVAVEVVTTMTSADVMWQDGSVESNIRSNDLFPVHHLDNNEFCPGDFVVDKRVQSGADPAVYGVVQSGDHVGRTCMVKWFKLRPSGDDVEMIGEEEDVSVYDIADHPDFRFRTTDIVIRIGNTEDSAPHKEDEPSVGQVARVDVSSKVEVVWADNSKTIILPQHLYNIESEIEESDYDSVEGSTSGASSDEWEDDSDSWETDNGLVEDEHPKIEEPPIPPTEEPVAPEEDKGVVISEEAATAAIQGAVAMAAPVAGLMEKAGKDGPPKSFRELKEAIKILESLKNMTVEQLLTGSPTSPTVEPEKPTREKKFLDDIKKLQENLKKTLDNVAIAEEEKMEAMMDTEHKEDKPEGPSPVKAEWPSETPVLCQQCGGKPGVTFTSAKGEVFSVLEFAPANHSFKKIEFQPPEAKKFFSTVRKEMALLATSLPDGIMVKTFEDRMDLFSALIKGPTRTPYEDGLYLFDIQLPNIYPAVPPHFCYLSQCSGRLNPNLYDNGKVCVSLLGTWIGKGTERWTSKSSLLQVLISIQGLILVNEPYYNEAGFDSDRGLQEGYENSRCYNEMALIRVVQSMAQLLRRPPEVFEQEIRQHFSTGGWRLVKRIESWLETHALLERAQVLPNGVPKDSSSPEPPAMAELSDCNREEPEDGGLGPGEASQGSDSEGGTQGLASASRDHTDQTSEAAPDASVPPSVKPKKRRKSYRSFLPEKSGYPDIGFPLFPLSKGFIKSIRGVLMQFRATLIEAGMPESTEGK comes from the exons GTGCTCCATGAACACAGAAGATGGTGCCAAGCTCTATGATGTCTGCCCGCACGTCAGTGACTCG GGTCTCTTCTTTGATGATTCCTATGGATTCTACCCGGGCCAGGTGCTTATCGGCCCTGCCAAGATCTTCTCCAGCGTCCAGTGGCTGTCCGGGGTCAAGCCTGTGCTCAGCACCAAGAGCAAGTTCCGTGTGGTGGTGGAAGAG GTGCAGGTTGTAGAGCTGAAAGTCACATGGATTACCAAGAGTTTCTGTCCAGGGGGCACGGACAGCGCAAGCCCCCCACCCTCCATCATCACCCAGGAAAACCTAGGCAG GGTGAAGCGTCTCGGATGCTTTGACCATGCTCAGCGGCAGCTTGGGGAGCGCTGTCTGTATGTCTTCCCAGCCAAGGTAGAGCCGGCCAGGATTGCCTGTGAATGTCCAGAAAAACACTGCGCCCAGGGGGAGGGCTCTATGGCCAAGAAG GTGAAGCGCCTGTTGAAGAAGCAGGTTGTGAGGATCATGTCTTGCTCCCCGGACACCCAGTGCTCCAGGGACCATTCCACGGAGGACCCAGGCAAGAAAGGTGGGGCCAGAGCCAAGAGTGAAGCGGGGTCTGCCAGCCCTGAGGAGACCCCTGATGGGTCCTCCAGCCCGGTGGAGATGCAGGATGAGGGCACAGAGGAAGCCCAGGAGGTGGGTGAGCACCTGCCCCCTTTCCTGCTGAAGGAAGGCAGAGACGACAGACTGCACTCCGCAGAGCAGGATGCGGACGATGAGGCCGCCGATGACACGGATGACACCAGCTCAGTGACCTCCTCTGCCAGCTCTACCACTTCCTCCCAGAGCGGCAGCGGCATGAGTCGCAAAAAGAGTATCCCCTTATCTATCAAGAACTTGAAGCGAAAACACAAGcggaagaagaataaaatcacTCGTGACTTCAAGCCGGGGGACAG GGTGGCAGTAGAGGTGGTGACCACGATGACCTCAGCAGATGTAATGTGGCAGGATGGTTCTGTGGAGTCCAACATCCGCTCCAACGACCTCTTCCCCGTGCACCACCTGGACAACAACGAGTTCTGCCCCGGAGACTTTGTGGTGGACAAGCGAG TCCAGAGCGGTGCAGACCCCGCTGTCTACGGTGTGGTGCAGTCTGGGGACCATGTGGGCCGCACCTGCATGGTGAAGTGGTTCAAGCTGCGGCCAAGTGGAGACGATGTGGAG ATGATTGGAGAAGAGGAAGACGTGAGTGTCTACGACATTGCTGACCACCCTGACTTCCGGTTCCGCACCACGGACATTGTCATCCGCATTGGCAATACTGAGGATAGCGCTCCTCACAAGGAGGACGAG CCATCAGTTGGCCAGGTGGCCCGTGTGGACGTCAGCAGCAAGGTGGAGGTGGTGTGGGCTGACAACTCAAAGACCATCATCTTGCCCCAG CACTTATACAATATCGAATCTGAGATTGAGGAGTCAGACTATGACTCCGTGGAAGGCAGCACCAGTGGGGCGTCTTCGGATGAGTGGGAAGATGACAGTGACAGCTGGGAGACGGACAACGGGCTGGTGGAAGATGAGCACCCCAAGATAGAGGAGCCCCCCATCCCACCCACTGAGGAGCCAGTGGCCCCTGAGGAAGATAAGGGGGTGGTGATCAGTGAAGAGGCTGCCACGGCTGCTATTCAGGGGGCTGTGGCCATGGCTGCCCCTGTGGCTGGGCTGATGGAGAAGGCAGGCAAAGATGGGCCCCCAAAGAGCTTCCGGGAGTTAAAAGAGGCCATCAAGATCCTGGAGAGCCTCAAAAACATGACTGTGGAGCAACTTCTGACGGGCTCACCCACTTCTCCCACGGTGGAGCCAGAGAAGCCAACTCGGGAGAAGAAGTTTCTGGATGACATCAAGAAGCTGCAGGAAAATCTCAAGAAGACCCTGGACAATGTGGCCATCGCAGAGGAGGAAAAGATGGAGGCAATGATGGACACGGAGCACAAGGAGGACAAGCCAGAGGGGCCGTCACCTGTGAAGGCCGAATGGCCCAGTGAGACCCCCGTGCTCTGCCAGCAGTGTGGCGGCAAGCCTGGAGTCACTTTCACCAGTGCCAAGGGCGAGGTCTTCTCAGTCCTGGAGTTTGCACCCG cAAATCACTCTTTTAAGAAAATTGAGTTCCAGCCTCCAGAAGCCAAGAAGTTCTTCAGCACAGTGCGAAAGGAGATGGCCCTGCTGGCTACCTCGCTGCCCGATGGTATCATGGTCAAGACATTTGAGGATAGAATG GACCTCTTCTCAGCCCTAATCAAGGGCCCCACTCGCACCCCCTATGAGGATGGCCTCTACCTATTTGACATCCAGCTCCCCAACATCTACCCGGCCGTGCCCCCCCACTTTTGCTACCTCTCTCAGTGCAGTGGGCGCCTGAACCCCAACCTGTATGACAACGGGAAGGTGTGTGTCAGCCTCCTGGGCACCTGGATTGGAAAG GGGACAGAGAGGTGGACGAGCAAATCCAGCCTTCTCCAGGTGCTCATCTCCATCCAAG GCCTAATCCTGGTGAACGAACCATACTACAACGAAGCCGGCTTTGACAGCGACCGGGGCCTGCAAGAGGGCTACGAGAACAGTCGCTGCTACAACGAGATGGCGCTGATCCGTGTGGTGCAGTCCATGGCCCAGTTGCTGCGGCGGCCCCCTGAGGTTTTTGAACAGGAGATCCGGCAGCACTTCAGTACTGGTGGCTGGCGGCTGGTGAAGCGCATCGAGTCCTGGCTAGAAACCCATGCCCTGCTGGAGAGGGCCCAGGTGCTGCCCAACGGGGTCCCCAAGGACAGCAGCTCTCCAGAGCCACCTGCCATGGCCGAGCTCTCAGACTGCAACCGAGAAGAACCTGAGGATGGAGGGCTCGGCCCTGGGGAGGCCTCCCAGGGCTCAGACTCAGAGGGTGGCACCCAGGGCCTGGCCTCAGCTAGCAGGGACCACACAGACCAGACTTCGGAGGCAGCACCTGATGCCTCGGTGCCACCCAGTGTCAAACCAAAGAAGCGGAGAAAGAGCTACCGGAGCTTCTTACCTGAGAAGAGTGGCTACCCCGACATTGGCTTCCCCCTCTTCCCACTTTCTAAGGGTTTCATCAAGAGCATCCGGGGTGTCCTCATGCAGTTCCGGGCCACTCTGATAGAGGCGGGCATGCCTGAGAGCACAGAGGGCAAGTAG
- the UBE2O gene encoding (E3-independent) E2 ubiquitin-conjugating enzyme isoform X4, translating into MRSTDSQCGTVIDVSIDCAVKLIGTNCIIYPVNSRDLQHIWPFMYGDYIAYDCWLGKVYDLKNQIILKLSNGARCSMNTEDGAKLYDVCPHVSDSGLFFDDSYGFYPGQVLIGPAKIFSSVQWLSGVKPVLSTKSKFRVVVEEVQVVELKVTWITKSFCPGGTDSASPPPSIITQENLGRVKRLGCFDHAQRQLGERCLYVFPAKVEPARIACECPEKHCAQGEGSMAKKVKRLLKKQVVRIMSCSPDTQCSRDHSTEDPGKKGGARAKSEAGSASPEETPDGSSSPVEMQDEGTEEAQEVGEHLPPFLLKEGRDDRLHSAEQDADDEAADDTDDTSSVTSSASSTTSSQSGSGMSRKKSIPLSIKNLKRKHKRKKNKITRDFKPGDRVAVEVVTTMTSADVMWQDGSVESNIRSNDLFPVHHLDNNEFCPGDFVVDKRVQSGADPAVYGVVQSGDHVGRTCMVKWFKLRPSGDDVEMIGEEEDVSVYDIADHPDFRFRTTDIVIRIGNTEDSAPHKEDEPSVGQVARVDVSSKVEVVWADNSKTIILPQHLYNIESEIEESDYDSVEGSTSGASSDEWEDDSDSWETDNGLVEDEHPKIEEPPIPPTEEPVAPEEDKGVVISEEAATAAIQGAVAMAAPVAGLMEKAGKDGPPKSFRELKEAIKILESLKNMTVEQLLTGSPTSPTVEPEKPTREKKFLDDIKKLQENLKKTLDNVAIAEEEKMEAMMDTEHKEDKPEGPSPVKAEWPSETPVLCQQCGGKPGVTFTSAKGEVFSVLEFAPANHSFKKIEFQPPEAKKFFSTVRKEMALLATSLPDGIMVKTFEDRMDLFSALIKGPTRTPYEDGLYLFDIQLPNIYPAVPPHFCYLSQCSGRLNPNLYDNGKVCVSLLGTWIGKGTERWTSKSSLLQVLISIQGLILVNEPYYNEAGFDSDRGLQEGYENSRCYNEMALIRVVQSMAQLLRRPPEVFEQEIRQHFSTGGWRLVKRIESWLETHALLERAQVLPNGVPKDSSSPEPPAMAELSDCNREEPEDGGLGPGEASQGSDSEGGTQGLASASRDHTDQTSEAAPDASVPPSVKPKKRRKSYRSFLPEKSGYPDIGFPLFPLSKGFIKSIRGVLMQFRATLIEAGMPESTEGK; encoded by the exons GTGCTCCATGAACACAGAAGATGGTGCCAAGCTCTATGATGTCTGCCCGCACGTCAGTGACTCG GGTCTCTTCTTTGATGATTCCTATGGATTCTACCCGGGCCAGGTGCTTATCGGCCCTGCCAAGATCTTCTCCAGCGTCCAGTGGCTGTCCGGGGTCAAGCCTGTGCTCAGCACCAAGAGCAAGTTCCGTGTGGTGGTGGAAGAG GTGCAGGTTGTAGAGCTGAAAGTCACATGGATTACCAAGAGTTTCTGTCCAGGGGGCACGGACAGCGCAAGCCCCCCACCCTCCATCATCACCCAGGAAAACCTAGGCAG GGTGAAGCGTCTCGGATGCTTTGACCATGCTCAGCGGCAGCTTGGGGAGCGCTGTCTGTATGTCTTCCCAGCCAAGGTAGAGCCGGCCAGGATTGCCTGTGAATGTCCAGAAAAACACTGCGCCCAGGGGGAGGGCTCTATGGCCAAGAAG GTGAAGCGCCTGTTGAAGAAGCAGGTTGTGAGGATCATGTCTTGCTCCCCGGACACCCAGTGCTCCAGGGACCATTCCACGGAGGACCCAGGCAAGAAAGGTGGGGCCAGAGCCAAGAGTGAAGCGGGGTCTGCCAGCCCTGAGGAGACCCCTGATGGGTCCTCCAGCCCGGTGGAGATGCAGGATGAGGGCACAGAGGAAGCCCAGGAGGTGGGTGAGCACCTGCCCCCTTTCCTGCTGAAGGAAGGCAGAGACGACAGACTGCACTCCGCAGAGCAGGATGCGGACGATGAGGCCGCCGATGACACGGATGACACCAGCTCAGTGACCTCCTCTGCCAGCTCTACCACTTCCTCCCAGAGCGGCAGCGGCATGAGTCGCAAAAAGAGTATCCCCTTATCTATCAAGAACTTGAAGCGAAAACACAAGcggaagaagaataaaatcacTCGTGACTTCAAGCCGGGGGACAG GGTGGCAGTAGAGGTGGTGACCACGATGACCTCAGCAGATGTAATGTGGCAGGATGGTTCTGTGGAGTCCAACATCCGCTCCAACGACCTCTTCCCCGTGCACCACCTGGACAACAACGAGTTCTGCCCCGGAGACTTTGTGGTGGACAAGCGAG TCCAGAGCGGTGCAGACCCCGCTGTCTACGGTGTGGTGCAGTCTGGGGACCATGTGGGCCGCACCTGCATGGTGAAGTGGTTCAAGCTGCGGCCAAGTGGAGACGATGTGGAG ATGATTGGAGAAGAGGAAGACGTGAGTGTCTACGACATTGCTGACCACCCTGACTTCCGGTTCCGCACCACGGACATTGTCATCCGCATTGGCAATACTGAGGATAGCGCTCCTCACAAGGAGGACGAG CCATCAGTTGGCCAGGTGGCCCGTGTGGACGTCAGCAGCAAGGTGGAGGTGGTGTGGGCTGACAACTCAAAGACCATCATCTTGCCCCAG CACTTATACAATATCGAATCTGAGATTGAGGAGTCAGACTATGACTCCGTGGAAGGCAGCACCAGTGGGGCGTCTTCGGATGAGTGGGAAGATGACAGTGACAGCTGGGAGACGGACAACGGGCTGGTGGAAGATGAGCACCCCAAGATAGAGGAGCCCCCCATCCCACCCACTGAGGAGCCAGTGGCCCCTGAGGAAGATAAGGGGGTGGTGATCAGTGAAGAGGCTGCCACGGCTGCTATTCAGGGGGCTGTGGCCATGGCTGCCCCTGTGGCTGGGCTGATGGAGAAGGCAGGCAAAGATGGGCCCCCAAAGAGCTTCCGGGAGTTAAAAGAGGCCATCAAGATCCTGGAGAGCCTCAAAAACATGACTGTGGAGCAACTTCTGACGGGCTCACCCACTTCTCCCACGGTGGAGCCAGAGAAGCCAACTCGGGAGAAGAAGTTTCTGGATGACATCAAGAAGCTGCAGGAAAATCTCAAGAAGACCCTGGACAATGTGGCCATCGCAGAGGAGGAAAAGATGGAGGCAATGATGGACACGGAGCACAAGGAGGACAAGCCAGAGGGGCCGTCACCTGTGAAGGCCGAATGGCCCAGTGAGACCCCCGTGCTCTGCCAGCAGTGTGGCGGCAAGCCTGGAGTCACTTTCACCAGTGCCAAGGGCGAGGTCTTCTCAGTCCTGGAGTTTGCACCCG cAAATCACTCTTTTAAGAAAATTGAGTTCCAGCCTCCAGAAGCCAAGAAGTTCTTCAGCACAGTGCGAAAGGAGATGGCCCTGCTGGCTACCTCGCTGCCCGATGGTATCATGGTCAAGACATTTGAGGATAGAATG GACCTCTTCTCAGCCCTAATCAAGGGCCCCACTCGCACCCCCTATGAGGATGGCCTCTACCTATTTGACATCCAGCTCCCCAACATCTACCCGGCCGTGCCCCCCCACTTTTGCTACCTCTCTCAGTGCAGTGGGCGCCTGAACCCCAACCTGTATGACAACGGGAAGGTGTGTGTCAGCCTCCTGGGCACCTGGATTGGAAAG GGGACAGAGAGGTGGACGAGCAAATCCAGCCTTCTCCAGGTGCTCATCTCCATCCAAG GCCTAATCCTGGTGAACGAACCATACTACAACGAAGCCGGCTTTGACAGCGACCGGGGCCTGCAAGAGGGCTACGAGAACAGTCGCTGCTACAACGAGATGGCGCTGATCCGTGTGGTGCAGTCCATGGCCCAGTTGCTGCGGCGGCCCCCTGAGGTTTTTGAACAGGAGATCCGGCAGCACTTCAGTACTGGTGGCTGGCGGCTGGTGAAGCGCATCGAGTCCTGGCTAGAAACCCATGCCCTGCTGGAGAGGGCCCAGGTGCTGCCCAACGGGGTCCCCAAGGACAGCAGCTCTCCAGAGCCACCTGCCATGGCCGAGCTCTCAGACTGCAACCGAGAAGAACCTGAGGATGGAGGGCTCGGCCCTGGGGAGGCCTCCCAGGGCTCAGACTCAGAGGGTGGCACCCAGGGCCTGGCCTCAGCTAGCAGGGACCACACAGACCAGACTTCGGAGGCAGCACCTGATGCCTCGGTGCCACCCAGTGTCAAACCAAAGAAGCGGAGAAAGAGCTACCGGAGCTTCTTACCTGAGAAGAGTGGCTACCCCGACATTGGCTTCCCCCTCTTCCCACTTTCTAAGGGTTTCATCAAGAGCATCCGGGGTGTCCTCATGCAGTTCCGGGCCACTCTGATAGAGGCGGGCATGCCTGAGAGCACAGAGGGCAAGTAG